The Listeria welshimeri serovar 6b str. SLCC5334 genome has a window encoding:
- a CDS encoding ribulose-phosphate 3-epimerase — MSKIAASIMCADQLHLGDELRRLETAGVELLHCDVMDGVYVNNLALGPEYLEIVRNNTEIPLDIHLATITPLKYIDMFGPVKPEYISFHVEVADDVSEVIRKIRSYNVKPSIAINPETPIEAIYPYLDEVEMVLMMTVNPGFAGQKFQTDVLQKLHDLKAKLAGKVHVPLIEVDGNINKETVGLMRDCLPDIYVLGTSALFHNRDQTSYAERLVHIWSDVEKYV; from the coding sequence ATGAGTAAAATAGCCGCTTCGATTATGTGTGCAGACCAACTACATTTAGGTGACGAGCTCCGGCGCCTCGAAACTGCTGGCGTGGAACTACTACACTGTGATGTGATGGACGGTGTATATGTGAATAATCTTGCGCTCGGTCCGGAATATTTGGAAATAGTGCGAAACAACACAGAAATCCCATTAGACATACATTTGGCTACGATTACCCCACTTAAATATATCGACATGTTTGGCCCTGTGAAACCGGAATATATTTCTTTTCATGTAGAAGTAGCAGATGATGTGTCAGAAGTCATTCGGAAGATTCGCTCTTACAACGTTAAACCATCTATCGCGATAAATCCAGAAACTCCTATCGAAGCCATTTATCCTTATTTAGATGAGGTGGAAATGGTGTTAATGATGACAGTAAACCCGGGCTTTGCAGGACAAAAATTTCAAACAGACGTATTACAAAAATTGCATGATTTAAAAGCAAAATTAGCTGGAAAAGTGCATGTACCGCTCATCGAAGTGGATGGGAATATTAATAAAGAAACAGTAGGCTTGATGCGAGACTGTTTACCAGATATTTATGTACTTGGAACATCGGCGCTATTTCATAACCGAGATCAAACAAGTTATGCAGAAAGATTGGTGCATATTTGGTCCGATGTAGAA
- the rpiB gene encoding ribose 5-phosphate isomerase B: protein MKLTIGCDHGGRRLKDAIVKHLREKNIDVVDIGTYTDESVDFPSYAEEVANQVVSGQSELGILCCGTGIGMSIAANKVDGIRAAVVSDTFSARATREHNNSNILCLGERVIGEGLALLLVDTWLEASFAGDRHKRRLDKITELERK, encoded by the coding sequence ATGAAATTAACAATTGGTTGTGATCACGGCGGACGTAGGCTAAAAGATGCCATTGTGAAACATTTACGTGAAAAAAATATTGATGTCGTTGATATAGGGACATATACAGACGAAAGTGTTGATTTTCCTTCTTATGCAGAAGAAGTTGCGAATCAAGTAGTAAGTGGCCAGTCTGAACTCGGTATCTTATGCTGTGGGACTGGAATTGGTATGAGTATTGCTGCAAACAAAGTGGATGGAATCCGTGCTGCAGTAGTTTCTGATACTTTTTCAGCACGTGCTACAAGAGAACATAATAATAGCAATATTCTTTGCCTAGGCGAACGTGTTATCGGCGAAGGATTAGCGCTTTTGCTCGTGGATACTTGGCTTGAGGCATCATTTGCAGGTGACCGCCATAAACGCCGCTTGGATAAAATTACTGAACTTGAAAGAAAGTGA